A DNA window from Argiope bruennichi chromosome X2, qqArgBrue1.1, whole genome shotgun sequence contains the following coding sequences:
- the LOC129959676 gene encoding sodium-dependent phosphate transport protein 2A-like: MPSDNEFPCSQNVKRVAMIIWKVVILLFLLWIFMCSLDLLSTSFRLVWGGQAGRIFHEGELLHNPIVGLMLGVLATVLVQSSSTSTSVIVTMVGTHLINVRDAVPIIMGTNIGTSITNTVVSLCHSFDGEEFHRAFAGATVHDMFNWLVVIVLLPLEVATGYLEKLTGAIMGSGEWFHTDGGVQKQGFVQTITKPVTLLIVQVDKKILEKIASGQLNETEKISLLKVCSQNGTKRPCGYLLENIAGSDFILGLCLLIVSLLLLCGCLVTLAKVLHSCMGGPVASQLRHIINIEPPWPYHLLTGWVAMALGCALTVLVQSSSVFTSALTPLAGMGLVSLERLYPLTLGSNLGSTATGLLAAFAAPPATIKDTLQIAFCQLFFNLSGIILFYLIPATRLPIMLAKMLGEMSSRYRWFSLLYLLVMFLLLPSFVLGLSVAGPQVFAGVGGPLLVLIVIIGVINVLQRKRPSLLPLKLRDWSFLPEWMHSLDPLDRVIGHICCCPQSERQDSSVPDVIPNQIEMDILQPVSASFPVFTLNSSSVSDPHTLNGVGNSFPERF, from the exons ATGCCCAGTGATAatg AGTTTCCCTGTTCCCAGAATGTGAAGCGTGTGGCCATGATCATCTGGAAGGTTGTGATTCTGCTTTTTCTACTTTGGATCTTCATGTGCTCCCTCGACTTACTGAGCACCTCCTTCAGATTGGTCTGGGGAGGCCAGGCGGGACGCATCTTCCATGAGGGTGAGCTTCTGCACAACCCTATCGTGGGACTCATGTTAGGGGTGTTGGCCACGGTGTTGGTCCAGTCTTCCTCTACCTCTACGTCGGTAATCGTCACTATGGTCGGAACGCACC TGATAAATGTGCGTGACGCCGTGCCTATCATCATGGGCACCAACATCGGCACCTCCATCACCAACACAGTTGTGTCCCTGTGCCACTCTTTCGATGGAGAAGAATTCCACAGGGCCTTTGCTGGTGCAACCGTCCATGATATGTTCAACTGGCTGGTCGTTATTGTTCTCCTACCATTAGAGGTCGCAACAG GTTACTTAGAAAAACTGACCGGTGCCATCATGGGATCTGGTGAGTGGTTCCATACGGATGGAGGAGTTCAGAAACAAGGCTTTGTGCAGACCATCACAAAGCCCGTCACCTTGTTGATAGTACAG GTGGACAAGAAAATTTTAGAGAAGATAGCTTCGGGGCAGTTGAATGAAACTGAGAAAATTTCTCTCTTGAAGGTTTGCTCCCAGAATGGAACCAAAAGGCCTT GTGGTTACCTTCTGGAAAATATCGCTGGATCGGATTTCATATTGGGATTATGTCTGCTGATTGTATCTCTCCTACTGCTGTGTGGTTGTCTCGTAACTCTAGCCAAGGTGCTACATTCATGTATGGGTGGTCCTGTTGCCTCTCAACTACGACACATCATCAATATCGAGCCACCCTGGCCTTATCATTTGCTTACCGGCTGGGTAGCAATGGCCCTCGGGTGTGCTCTCACTGTCCTGGTGCAGTCAAGCTCCGTCTTCACATCTGCTCTCACACCACTGGCAGGCATGGGGCTGGTGTCCTTGGAGCGCCTCTATCCACTCACTTTGGGTTCAAACTTAGGCAGTACGGCCACGGGACTACTAGCTGCTTTCGCTGCACCACCAGCCACAATAAAGGACACATTGCAGATTGCCTTTTGTCAATTGTTCTTCAATCTTTCTGGGATCATCCTCTTCTATCTCATACCAGCTACCCGCCTACCTATTATGCTTGCCAAAATGTTGGGCGAGATGAGCAGCCGATACCGATGGTTCAGCCTTTTATACCTCTTGGTAATGTTTCTTCTACTCCCCTCATTTGTACTTGGACTCTCAGTAGCTGGGCCGCAAGTCTTTGCAGGTGTGGGAGGACCACTGCTAGTGCTGATCGTTATTATAGGGGTAATAAACGTCCTGCAGCGCAAGCGACCATCGCTGCTACCCTTGAAATTGCGAGACTGGTCCTTCTTACCAGAGTGGATGCACTCTCTAGACCCGTTAGACAGAGTTATTGGGCATATCTGTTGCTGTCCGCAAAGCGAGAGACAAGATTCCTCAGTTCCGGACGTAATTCCCAACCAGATTGAAATGGACATTCTTCAGCCAGTTTCGGCGTCTTTCCCCGTGTTCACGCTGAACTCGTCAAGTGTGTCCGACCCCCATACTTTGAATGGAGTCGGAAACTCGTTTCCGGAGAGATTCTAA